A genomic segment from uncultured Erythrobacter sp. encodes:
- a CDS encoding TadE/TadG family type IV pilus assembly protein, with protein sequence MFIRDTLINRNLGRDMSGATIVEFAVVAPIFFGILMFIFDMGFMAYARSILSGEVNAVGRASALETATDQRRAEMDARVAEKVRLIAPDGAVTFERDAFNSYGLAQTRVEPFVDDNENDRCDAGERYLDLNGNSRFDLNGARAGGGGARDVVIYTVTLRYTRFFPLAEIFGMNRNVEIQERTILKNQPFDQQSQPTSGVCV encoded by the coding sequence ATGTTTATTCGGGACACCCTAATCAATCGAAATCTTGGACGCGATATGTCGGGAGCTACAATAGTAGAATTTGCTGTTGTTGCTCCGATATTTTTCGGCATCTTAATGTTCATTTTTGACATGGGCTTTATGGCGTATGCGCGCTCTATACTTAGCGGCGAGGTCAATGCAGTGGGGCGCGCATCAGCGCTTGAGACCGCTACTGATCAGAGACGAGCCGAAATGGATGCTCGTGTCGCTGAGAAGGTCAGGTTGATCGCGCCGGATGGTGCAGTCACCTTCGAAAGAGATGCTTTCAATAGCTACGGTTTAGCGCAAACTCGCGTGGAACCTTTCGTGGATGATAATGAAAATGATCGATGCGATGCTGGCGAAAGATATCTTGACTTAAATGGCAATAGTCGGTTCGATCTTAACGGAGCCAGAGCGGGAGGAGGAGGGGCTCGCGATGTTGTTATTTATACGGTCACCTTGCGATATACTCGGTTTTTCCCGCTCGCAGAAATCTTCGGTATGAATAGGAACGTCGAAATACAAGAGCGCACGATTTTGAAGAATCAACCTTTCGATCAGCAGTCACAGCCCACTTCTGGTGTATGTGTGTGA